The Bacteriovorax sp. Seq25_V genome has a window encoding:
- a CDS encoding SIS domain-containing protein, whose protein sequence is MFNHIEIAKRVITSEIAGLKSTMDALDKNFSNVIEQILSSTGRVIITGMGKSGIIGRKIAATLSSTGTPSYFLHPGEAYHGDLGLIDSNDHIIAISNSGETDEVIKLLPFFKDNKNIITAITNNPNSTLALHSTNSINISIKDEACPLKLAPTTTTTATLVIGDSIAIALMEARQFKPENFARFHPGGQLGRKLLTRAHHIMSTEMLPFVSTDSSFPQLVSTMSQSRFGTALVTDNDKLVGIITDGDLRRSFAKYNEKITTIVAHEIMSKSPVTIDKDASFFDMERLFTQMKISLLIVTEGNGKVIGLVNIHDLQR, encoded by the coding sequence ATGTTTAATCATATTGAAATTGCCAAACGAGTCATCACATCTGAAATTGCGGGGCTTAAAAGTACAATGGATGCCCTCGATAAAAATTTCTCGAATGTCATAGAACAAATATTATCTAGCACTGGTAGAGTCATTATAACAGGAATGGGCAAGTCTGGAATCATTGGAAGAAAAATTGCAGCAACCTTATCAAGCACAGGTACTCCATCATATTTTCTTCATCCTGGCGAAGCATATCATGGGGATCTTGGACTTATAGATTCAAATGATCATATAATTGCGATCAGCAACTCTGGGGAAACTGACGAAGTAATAAAACTCCTTCCTTTTTTTAAGGATAATAAAAATATTATTACAGCAATTACAAACAATCCCAACTCTACGTTGGCATTACATTCTACCAACAGCATAAATATTTCAATCAAAGATGAAGCCTGTCCTTTAAAGCTTGCCCCAACAACAACAACTACGGCGACACTTGTTATTGGTGACTCAATAGCTATTGCACTTATGGAGGCTAGACAGTTTAAGCCCGAAAATTTTGCGCGTTTTCATCCTGGTGGCCAACTAGGGCGTAAACTATTAACACGTGCTCACCATATCATGTCTACAGAAATGCTACCTTTTGTTTCTACAGATTCAAGCTTTCCCCAACTTGTTTCAACAATGTCACAAAGTAGATTTGGAACAGCACTTGTCACTGATAATGATAAACTTGTAGGGATTATAACCGATGGAGACCTTAGAAGATCATTTGCTAAATACAACGAAAAGATTACAACTATAGTTGCACATGAAATAATGTCTAAATCTCCAGTAACTATTGATAAGGACGCTTCATTTTTTGATATGGAAAGATTATTCACACAGATGAAAATCTCTCTACTTATTGTCACAGAAGGTAACGGGAAGGTTATTGGCCTCGTTAATATTCACGATCTTCAACGTTAA
- a CDS encoding glutamate-1-semialdehyde 2,1-aminomutase, with product MNTKIYNFEANKPFSDRAKSLIPGGSHTYSKGSDQFPSDQPFIVSHGKGCKLYDMAGNEFTDFAMSLGTVTLGHAYGPILKAVEAEIYKGVNFTRPSVIEGDLAELLTQIIPSAEMVKFAKNGSDATTAAVKLSRAYTGRDYVARCKNDPFNAVHDWFIGSTIISRGVPKCVRDLTLQFEYNNIDSVKKLFDEYPNQISCFLLEPLSFIEPSNNFLQQLKDLCEKNGSVLIFDEVVSGFRFRLGGAQEFLGIKPHLTALGKAMANGFSVSALVGQRDIMKLGGIDHDQERVFLLSTTHGGETHSLAAAKATITEIMKHNIIDHFWKVGESLQKGIRQRALSDNTIDYIQIGGYGCKPSFGFVDNKGNFSWEARTYFLQESLKRGLMFPYVVPSFAHTESDINFAIDVIGECLIKIKSGFENGDLQKHISGDIVKPVFRKFN from the coding sequence TTGAACACAAAAATATATAATTTTGAAGCAAACAAACCTTTTTCAGACAGAGCCAAAAGTTTAATTCCTGGCGGATCACATACATACTCGAAAGGCTCAGATCAATTCCCATCGGATCAACCATTTATTGTTTCACACGGAAAGGGATGCAAATTATATGACATGGCAGGTAATGAATTTACAGATTTTGCTATGTCTTTAGGAACCGTAACACTTGGTCATGCATATGGACCTATTTTAAAAGCTGTTGAAGCCGAAATTTATAAAGGCGTAAACTTCACTAGACCCTCAGTTATTGAGGGAGATCTCGCAGAATTACTAACTCAAATTATTCCATCAGCCGAGATGGTAAAGTTTGCCAAAAATGGCTCTGATGCAACAACTGCAGCAGTAAAACTTTCCCGGGCCTACACAGGAAGAGACTATGTCGCAAGATGCAAGAACGATCCATTTAATGCCGTTCACGATTGGTTCATTGGCTCAACAATAATAAGCAGAGGAGTTCCAAAATGTGTTAGAGATCTAACCTTACAATTTGAATATAACAATATAGACAGTGTAAAAAAATTGTTTGATGAATATCCAAATCAAATATCCTGCTTCTTACTAGAGCCTCTTTCTTTCATAGAACCAAGCAATAACTTTCTACAACAATTAAAAGATTTATGCGAAAAAAATGGTTCAGTTTTAATTTTTGATGAAGTTGTTTCAGGCTTTAGATTTAGACTTGGTGGGGCTCAAGAGTTTTTAGGCATAAAGCCTCACTTGACAGCCCTTGGAAAAGCAATGGCAAATGGCTTTTCTGTCAGTGCTTTAGTTGGTCAAAGAGATATAATGAAGCTTGGAGGGATTGATCACGATCAAGAACGTGTTTTCTTATTATCAACTACTCATGGTGGTGAAACTCATTCTCTTGCAGCAGCAAAAGCTACAATAACAGAAATCATGAAGCACAATATAATTGACCACTTTTGGAAAGTTGGGGAGAGCCTACAAAAAGGTATTAGGCAAAGAGCTTTATCTGATAACACTATTGATTACATACAAATAGGTGGATATGGATGTAAACCTTCGTTCGGATTTGTCGACAACAAAGGAAATTTTTCTTGGGAAGCAAGAACATACTTTCTACAAGAGTCCTTGAAAAGAGGCTTAATGTTTCCATATGTTGTTCCCTCTTTTGCACACACTGAGTCTGATATTAATTTTGCGATAGACGTTATTGGAGAATGTTTAATCAAGATAAAGTCCGGATTTGAAAATGGAGATCTTCAGAAGCACATAAGTGGTGATATTGTAAAACCGGTATTTAGAAAATTTAACTAA
- the pseC gene encoding UDP-4-amino-4,6-dideoxy-N-acetyl-beta-L-altrosamine transaminase encodes MKKKVLITGGSGLLGINLAYFMKDIWDISLFCKSKLVELDGVSCTHLNLSDEMKVYREIEKFSPDIIIHTAGLTNVEYCEKNYFQAYESNVLASRYIAKASKLVNAKLVHISTDHFCSQASLLSDENQIDIPINNYAKTKLDAEFEVKRSASDPLIVRTNFYGWGHKYRKSFSDVIINSLRKKKTITLFDDVYYTPIYVEDLIKKINLLVERNAEGIFNIVGPEKVSKYEFGLKVAKAFDLNVSLINKGSIKDIGNLVNRPLNMSLSNEKAISLLNTKFLTIEESLELMKQAEFVGVHTKFLSSVSIKEEKQIHYGKQFIDESDINSVIKTLNGNFLTQGPKVQEFEDVIAKFVGAKYAVAVSNWTCGLHIACLAAGVLPGDSVITSPLSFVASSNCAVYSGAIPAFADINIETLNLDPIEVERKCKELGNVKAIIPVHFAGHPCDMQELKKVADKYGAVIIEDAAHALGGNYLEGGKIGSCSNSLMCGFSFHPVKNIATGEGSIITTNSTEVYKQLLRLRSHGIIKGNDPFKNDELAYTDGSQNSWYYEMQQIGYNYRITDIQCSLGISQMNKLEGFLSRRIEVAKRYDKAFSSLKHFKLVQNKTRDISGNHLYVAMINYEKLGKSRAQVFKELSSAGVSPHVHYIPIPLQPYYAETFKIPLKDYSNSLIYYNQAITLPLFPSITDEEVDLIISQIVKVLS; translated from the coding sequence ATGAAGAAAAAAGTTCTTATCACAGGTGGCAGTGGTCTTTTAGGGATAAACTTAGCTTATTTCATGAAAGATATTTGGGATATTTCTTTATTTTGTAAATCAAAACTAGTAGAGCTCGATGGTGTATCTTGTACACACCTAAATCTAAGTGACGAAATGAAAGTTTATCGTGAGATTGAAAAGTTTTCCCCCGATATCATAATTCATACAGCAGGCTTAACTAATGTCGAATATTGTGAAAAGAACTACTTCCAAGCTTACGAATCTAATGTTTTAGCTTCTCGTTATATTGCGAAGGCCTCTAAGCTAGTCAATGCAAAACTTGTACATATTTCTACTGATCATTTCTGCAGTCAAGCGTCTTTGCTTTCAGACGAGAATCAAATAGATATCCCTATTAACAATTATGCAAAAACAAAACTTGATGCCGAGTTTGAAGTTAAGAGAAGTGCATCCGATCCTCTTATTGTAAGAACTAATTTTTATGGATGGGGACATAAATACCGAAAATCTTTCTCCGATGTTATAATAAACTCCTTAAGAAAGAAAAAAACTATCACATTATTTGATGATGTTTACTACACTCCAATTTATGTAGAAGATTTAATAAAAAAGATTAATTTATTAGTTGAAAGAAATGCTGAAGGTATTTTTAATATTGTAGGTCCAGAAAAAGTTTCAAAATATGAATTTGGTTTAAAGGTTGCTAAGGCATTTGACCTTAATGTTTCCTTAATAAACAAAGGTTCAATTAAGGATATTGGAAATCTCGTAAATAGACCTCTCAATATGTCTCTCTCTAACGAAAAAGCTATATCTCTATTAAACACAAAGTTTCTTACAATTGAGGAATCACTTGAACTAATGAAACAAGCTGAGTTTGTGGGTGTACATACTAAATTTTTATCTTCTGTATCAATTAAGGAAGAAAAACAAATCCACTATGGAAAACAATTCATAGATGAGTCAGATATAAACTCTGTAATAAAAACTTTGAATGGAAATTTTTTAACACAAGGACCCAAGGTTCAAGAGTTTGAGGATGTAATTGCAAAATTTGTTGGAGCAAAATATGCAGTCGCTGTTTCTAATTGGACCTGTGGCCTTCATATTGCTTGTCTTGCTGCTGGTGTATTACCAGGAGACAGCGTGATCACTTCTCCACTGTCATTTGTTGCAAGCTCTAACTGCGCTGTTTACTCTGGCGCGATACCTGCTTTTGCAGATATAAATATTGAGACACTCAATCTCGACCCAATCGAAGTTGAAAGAAAATGTAAAGAGCTTGGTAATGTTAAAGCAATTATCCCCGTACATTTTGCTGGTCACCCTTGCGATATGCAAGAACTCAAAAAGGTTGCCGATAAATATGGTGCCGTTATTATTGAAGATGCTGCTCATGCTCTCGGTGGTAACTATTTAGAAGGTGGAAAAATTGGATCGTGTTCAAACTCACTTATGTGCGGTTTTTCTTTTCATCCCGTCAAGAATATTGCAACTGGTGAAGGCTCTATAATTACTACAAACAGTACTGAAGTTTATAAGCAATTACTAAGACTAAGAAGCCATGGAATAATTAAAGGGAATGACCCTTTCAAAAATGATGAGCTAGCTTATACTGATGGATCTCAAAATAGCTGGTACTATGAAATGCAACAAATTGGGTATAATTACAGAATAACAGATATTCAATGCTCACTTGGTATTTCTCAAATGAATAAGCTAGAAGGATTTCTATCGCGAAGAATTGAGGTTGCCAAACGTTATGATAAAGCATTTTCATCTCTTAAACATTTTAAACTTGTTCAAAACAAAACAAGAGATATAAGCGGGAATCATCTTTATGTTGCAATGATTAATTATGAAAAACTTGGAAAATCACGTGCTCAAGTTTTTAAAGAATTATCTTCAGCAGGTGTATCTCCCCATGTACACTATATTCCAATTCCATTACAACCATATTATGCCGAAACATTTAAAATACCTCTAAAGGACTATTCCAACTCCCTTATTTACTACAATCAAGCAATTACATTACCTCTTTTCCCTTCGATAACCGATGAAGAAGTAGATCTTATAATATCGCAGATTGTAAAGGTACTCTCTTAG
- a CDS encoding polysaccharide biosynthesis protein, with amino-acid sequence MVFEGKRILVTGGTGSMGKIFVRRVLSGELGNPKKVIILSRDEAKQHDMRMSYQNRIVGMDEAVYENFKKVLEFRIGDVRDYQTVCSAIKDADIVVNAAAMKQVPTCEYFPHQAILTNCIGASNIVQAIRENNFNVETVVGISTDKAAKPVNVMGMTKAVQERIFTSANILIPETRFICVRYGNVLASRGSVIPLFHEQMKAGGPITVTVPNMTRFLLNLNKAVDTVFAAIQNAEAGETFVPIAPAATVENIAKAIVGNTGIEIKITGIRPGEKMHEIMISEEEINHTVRKGDYYAIKSMLPELNDGIIKSTEKELSKEFSSDDDVLDLQGTINLLKENNLLEFNLDKEQEGELLR; translated from the coding sequence ATGGTTTTTGAAGGTAAAAGAATTCTAGTTACAGGTGGTACAGGTTCAATGGGCAAAATTTTTGTTCGAAGAGTATTATCAGGAGAACTTGGAAACCCAAAAAAAGTTATAATTTTATCTCGAGACGAAGCAAAACAACACGACATGAGAATGTCTTATCAAAACAGAATTGTCGGAATGGATGAAGCTGTTTATGAAAACTTTAAAAAAGTTCTAGAGTTTCGCATTGGTGACGTAAGAGACTACCAAACAGTCTGCTCCGCTATCAAAGATGCTGATATTGTTGTAAATGCAGCCGCAATGAAGCAAGTTCCCACTTGTGAGTACTTTCCTCACCAGGCAATTTTAACAAACTGTATTGGTGCAAGTAATATTGTACAAGCAATTAGAGAAAATAACTTTAATGTAGAAACAGTCGTCGGCATTAGTACAGATAAAGCCGCTAAGCCTGTTAACGTAATGGGCATGACAAAGGCAGTTCAAGAAAGAATATTTACTTCTGCTAATATCTTGATTCCTGAAACTAGATTTATTTGTGTAAGGTATGGGAATGTTCTTGCCTCAAGAGGCTCTGTTATTCCACTTTTTCACGAGCAAATGAAAGCTGGTGGGCCTATAACAGTCACAGTACCAAACATGACTCGCTTCCTTCTTAATTTAAACAAAGCTGTTGATACTGTTTTTGCAGCTATTCAAAATGCCGAAGCGGGTGAGACTTTTGTTCCAATAGCCCCTGCCGCAACGGTTGAAAATATTGCAAAAGCTATTGTAGGTAATACTGGCATCGAAATTAAAATCACTGGAATCAGACCAGGCGAGAAAATGCATGAAATCATGATCTCTGAAGAAGAAATCAATCACACAGTTAGAAAAGGCGATTATTACGCAATCAAATCAATGCTACCTGAATTAAATGATGGAATAATAAAATCCACCGAGAAAGAATTATCAAAAGAATTTAGTTCAGACGATGATGTCTTAGATCTTCAAGGCACAATTAATTTATTAAAAGAAAATAATTTGCTTGAATTTAACCTAGACAAAGAGCAGGAAGGCGAACTTTTACGCTAG
- a CDS encoding O-antigen ligase, translated as MEKLSYRLTLASLFILAAGIFTSVSVTAASHVLIFIPGIYFSIKFYKERPFKLPKSFWALLAMCIAIIISVLLNTDSIARPLKNIFKIKYFVLSLLAIPAYFYTFKDFMQDKSKKVLLNTFVIATSIATLSGLIAVYTGFNPIKMKAACHETRACGLYGMYMTYGYGISLFMILLTGAILYREKFKNYINVNILYIAWIINFAGLYLSLARGAWLGYLGALPFFFFKSNKKTFLTVGLLAIITLAGSLAIPSVRKMFFDRQGSNDQRVAFYQTAFAAANEKPFFGYGYRNLEPSMIEIKKRHGIAYPNIEGHAHNNILEHLGSTGYIGALILLFFLGLWLYETFIFSAITFPFVVSFIISGMVQYTFGDGENLFMIMAIWALGSVFQTKICSHNI; from the coding sequence ATGGAAAAACTATCATATCGACTGACGCTTGCGTCTCTATTTATTTTGGCCGCTGGTATATTCACATCTGTTTCTGTTACAGCAGCAAGTCACGTACTCATTTTTATTCCAGGGATTTATTTTTCGATAAAATTCTATAAAGAACGCCCATTTAAATTACCTAAATCTTTTTGGGCCTTGCTTGCAATGTGTATCGCTATCATTATTTCGGTGCTCCTAAATACTGATTCAATTGCTAGACCTTTAAAAAATATTTTTAAAATTAAGTACTTTGTTCTAAGTCTTCTTGCTATTCCTGCATACTTCTATACTTTTAAAGATTTTATGCAAGATAAGAGCAAGAAAGTCCTACTTAACACTTTCGTGATTGCAACATCGATCGCTACGTTGTCTGGACTTATTGCTGTCTACACTGGGTTTAACCCAATAAAGATGAAAGCTGCTTGCCATGAAACTCGCGCTTGTGGCCTGTATGGAATGTACATGACTTACGGTTATGGGATTAGTCTTTTTATGATCTTATTAACTGGAGCCATTCTTTACCGTGAAAAATTTAAAAATTATATTAACGTAAATATCCTCTATATTGCTTGGATAATTAATTTCGCGGGACTTTATCTTTCACTGGCAAGAGGTGCGTGGCTTGGCTATCTTGGGGCATTGCCTTTTTTCTTTTTTAAATCCAATAAGAAAACATTTTTAACAGTTGGGTTACTAGCAATTATTACGCTTGCAGGGAGTCTCGCTATTCCAAGTGTGCGCAAGATGTTTTTTGATCGCCAAGGATCTAATGATCAAAGAGTTGCCTTTTATCAGACGGCCTTTGCCGCTGCAAATGAGAAACCATTCTTTGGTTATGGTTACAGAAATCTTGAACCGAGTATGATTGAAATTAAAAAGAGACATGGTATTGCGTACCCAAATATTGAAGGTCATGCTCATAATAATATTCTTGAGCACCTTGGAAGTACTGGTTATATCGGCGCGTTGATACTATTATTTTTTCTTGGCCTTTGGCTTTATGAGACTTTCATTTTCAGCGCAATTACCTTTCCTTTTGTGGTAAGTTTTATTATTTCTGGTATGGTTCAGTACACTTTTGGAGATGGTGAAAATCTTTTTATGATCATGGCCATTTGGGCGCTAGGTTCTGTCTTTCAGACAAAAATCTGTTCACATAATATTTGA
- a CDS encoding ABC transporter ATP-binding protein yields the protein MAIASTTSSTLFAVVDALSVVSLIPIIEYLNSTPPSQYSTFTIRINSLFSRLNIDTTINNYFILFAVIITFKAAFNYLTKYFVLKTRVLYETDLGLQLFEALTYSRGQWLNKHNSGEVSNYINVETQKIGECLYYAFGLMAILLKFVFYFSILLSFSISLVLMIGSVSIFTLLPSLIFNKKIFLISNERVILGNNINNHLIRVFDGLVTIKSFAAEHLYISRFKHSFLNFKLTHAKMILTRELSAIIYEPISVILVSIIIIISINYFNLTFAEVLIVLYTLRNLLPLVSQFTTNKQVIISSTPSFVLLKNFIDETLRQKENYSGINLHKFESSIIFDNISFSYNHSTEVLKNLCLQINKGETVAFVGPSGSGKSTIIKLLTGLNHPTSGKILIDSLDMSNLSISSWRSHIGFVSQETIILSGTIIDNVSLGEATPNEDRVIECLHLANIYDEIISLPNGLNTILEEEGSTLSGGQKQRLAIARALYKKPNILILDEPTSALDSHSEAKIQVTLENLKHSITLVIVAHRLSTVRACEKIYYLENGKILEEGNFIQLNNLDGKFAKLVKLQEL from the coding sequence ATGGCAATTGCATCAACTACTTCTTCAACACTTTTTGCTGTAGTCGATGCCCTAAGTGTTGTTTCCTTAATTCCTATTATTGAGTATTTAAACTCAACTCCTCCATCACAGTATTCAACGTTTACAATAAGAATAAACTCTCTTTTTTCTCGATTAAATATCGATACGACTATTAACAATTACTTCATTTTGTTTGCAGTAATAATTACATTTAAAGCAGCTTTTAATTACCTAACTAAATATTTTGTTTTAAAAACAAGAGTTCTTTATGAAACAGACTTAGGTCTTCAGCTTTTTGAAGCTCTAACATATTCACGTGGACAATGGCTAAATAAACACAATTCTGGGGAAGTTAGCAACTACATTAATGTTGAAACTCAAAAGATAGGCGAGTGCTTATATTATGCCTTTGGGCTTATGGCAATTTTGTTAAAATTTGTATTTTACTTTTCAATCTTACTTTCGTTTTCTATTTCTCTTGTATTAATGATTGGATCAGTAAGCATATTTACATTACTACCATCTTTAATATTTAACAAAAAAATATTCTTAATTTCAAATGAACGTGTAATATTAGGAAATAATATTAATAATCATCTAATAAGGGTATTTGATGGTTTAGTTACGATCAAATCTTTTGCTGCCGAACACCTGTATATTTCCCGCTTTAAACATAGTTTTCTCAACTTCAAACTCACTCACGCCAAGATGATTTTAACTCGAGAGCTTAGCGCAATAATATATGAGCCTATTTCAGTCATTCTTGTGTCTATAATTATTATTATCTCGATTAACTACTTTAACCTGACTTTTGCTGAAGTATTAATTGTTCTATATACTCTGAGAAACCTACTACCTCTAGTAAGCCAGTTTACTACAAATAAGCAGGTAATTATATCAAGCACTCCAAGTTTTGTTTTATTGAAGAATTTTATTGATGAAACCTTAAGGCAAAAAGAGAATTACAGTGGAATTAATCTCCATAAATTTGAATCCAGTATTATTTTCGACAACATCTCCTTTTCCTACAATCACAGCACAGAGGTCTTAAAAAACCTTTGCCTTCAAATCAATAAGGGAGAAACGGTAGCTTTTGTTGGACCTTCCGGTTCTGGAAAATCAACTATTATAAAATTACTTACGGGGTTAAATCACCCGACATCTGGCAAGATTCTTATCGATTCATTGGACATGTCCAACTTATCAATAAGTAGTTGGAGATCACATATTGGTTTTGTATCCCAAGAGACAATTATTTTAAGTGGAACAATAATTGATAATGTATCACTTGGAGAAGCTACTCCAAACGAAGATCGAGTTATAGAATGTCTTCACTTAGCAAATATATATGATGAAATTATATCCCTACCTAACGGTTTAAATACAATTCTAGAGGAAGAAGGGTCAACTTTATCTGGTGGTCAGAAACAACGTCTTGCTATCGCTAGAGCTCTTTATAAAAAACCGAACATTTTGATTTTGGATGAACCAACGAGTGCGCTTGACTCTCATTCGGAAGCTAAAATTCAAGTTACACTTGAAAATTTAAAGCATAGTATAACTCTAGTAATTGTTGCGCATAGACTAAGTACCGTTAGAGCTTGTGAAAAGATATACTATTTAGAAAATGGTAAAATATTAGAGGAAGGAAACTTCATCCAACTTAATAATCTCGATGGAAAATTTGCAAAATTAGTTAAACTACAGGAATTATAA
- a CDS encoding radical SAM/SPASM domain-containing protein: protein MNSNDIGQSNIGELDPTIKNQAINKSRAKAGAVVYDIEPSPYWNALDEDYGKGGSAEFPLRTTVEKRILSSEKILKLRSPEVRIEPTNLCNYTCVMCPRDTHDRLKGYMPMEFYKSIVDEVILMGATQITLVNFGEPFIDPTLEDKIYYASQKGLRTYIITNASLFHMPSRSEFAKQFDYKMTKIEAAIRAGLTECRLSFYGANKAKYEEIMVGGKFEQVESNIALLSKLRSEIGKEIYSPTNKNTVKNPEVSMYFLEFAKEGESSEMKEFLEYTKNFADYVEVWRPHNFGDGRSYRDRESEKAKVKKSCGRPNSGPIQINWKGIVVPCCYDYNEEIPLGNVALQTVEEVVRGTAYEKLRESHNSKKFDMVPYCDQCDQLCERNDALIVSTNPKHQNRSNEDIMKSPNTLADFKME from the coding sequence ATGAATAGCAATGATATAGGTCAGTCAAATATAGGTGAACTAGATCCAACGATTAAAAACCAAGCAATAAATAAAAGTAGAGCTAAGGCTGGTGCGGTTGTATACGATATTGAGCCATCTCCATACTGGAACGCGCTTGATGAGGATTACGGCAAGGGTGGGTCTGCGGAGTTTCCTTTAAGGACTACTGTTGAGAAGCGTATTTTATCCAGCGAAAAAATTCTAAAATTAAGAAGCCCTGAAGTTAGAATCGAGCCAACAAATCTCTGTAATTACACATGTGTAATGTGTCCAAGAGATACGCATGATCGACTTAAGGGTTATATGCCGATGGAGTTTTATAAGAGCATAGTTGATGAGGTCATACTGATGGGTGCAACTCAAATCACTCTTGTAAATTTTGGTGAACCATTTATTGACCCAACATTGGAAGATAAAATTTATTATGCAAGTCAAAAGGGTTTAAGAACTTACATCATTACAAATGCATCCTTATTTCATATGCCTAGTCGTTCTGAATTTGCAAAACAATTTGATTATAAAATGACAAAGATTGAGGCTGCAATCAGAGCAGGACTAACAGAGTGTAGATTAAGTTTCTATGGCGCAAATAAAGCTAAATATGAAGAAATTATGGTTGGTGGAAAGTTTGAGCAGGTCGAGTCTAATATTGCACTACTTAGTAAGCTAAGATCTGAAATTGGGAAAGAGATTTATTCACCAACAAATAAAAATACAGTTAAAAATCCTGAAGTGTCGATGTATTTCCTAGAATTTGCAAAAGAGGGTGAATCATCAGAAATGAAAGAGTTTTTAGAGTACACTAAAAATTTTGCAGATTACGTAGAGGTATGGAGACCTCATAACTTTGGTGATGGTAGAAGCTATAGAGATAGAGAGTCTGAAAAAGCTAAAGTTAAAAAGTCTTGTGGTAGACCAAACTCTGGCCCAATTCAAATAAATTGGAAAGGTATAGTTGTGCCATGTTGTTATGACTACAATGAGGAAATTCCTCTTGGAAATGTTGCTCTACAAACTGTTGAAGAAGTAGTACGTGGTACGGCGTATGAAAAATTAAGAGAGTCACATAATTCTAAAAAATTTGATATGGTTCCATATTGTGATCAATGTGATCAACTTTGTGAAAGAAATGATGCACTCATCGTTTCGACTAATCCAAAACATCAAAATAGATCAAATGAAGACATTATGAAGTCACCAAATACATTGGCTGATTTTAAGATGGAATAA
- a CDS encoding aldo/keto reductase, with protein sequence MKNLVLGTVQFGLNYGLTNKDGQVNIEEVFKILDYARANGVNTLDTASAYGEAEKILGSYNHISDFNVITKGVNTSNEKGLRDSIEKSLLNLNSQSLYAYLIHKFDDLKHNRNLVENLNAIKSEGFLKKIGVSLYNPEELEFILDNDTKLDIVQIPLNIFDQRFLAKNLLTEAKRKGIEIHIRSIYLQGLLLQPVDKLDLYFKPYIDLFERYSRFLKDNKINRIQAVCNFNNNLDFIDSIVFGVCSQDQLQDFIINNEISPCEKLDFSQFSSNIKDVIDPLTWKKNGLI encoded by the coding sequence ATGAAAAATTTAGTCCTTGGAACAGTACAATTTGGTTTAAACTATGGGCTTACTAACAAAGACGGTCAAGTTAACATCGAAGAAGTATTCAAAATTTTAGATTACGCCAGAGCCAATGGTGTTAATACACTCGATACCGCTTCAGCTTACGGTGAAGCGGAAAAAATACTTGGTAGCTATAATCATATTAGTGATTTCAATGTTATAACAAAGGGAGTGAATACCTCGAATGAAAAAGGCCTCAGAGACAGCATTGAAAAGTCTTTGCTAAATTTAAACTCCCAAAGTCTATATGCATATTTAATTCATAAATTTGATGATCTTAAGCATAATAGGAATCTTGTTGAAAATTTAAACGCTATCAAATCAGAGGGGTTCTTAAAGAAGATTGGCGTGTCACTTTATAATCCCGAAGAATTGGAATTCATTCTAGATAACGATACCAAGCTTGACATAGTGCAAATTCCACTAAATATTTTCGACCAAAGATTTCTTGCCAAAAATTTATTAACAGAAGCTAAAAGAAAAGGTATCGAAATACATATAAGATCTATATATCTTCAAGGTCTATTACTTCAACCTGTCGATAAGCTAGACCTTTACTTCAAACCTTATATTGATTTATTTGAAAGATATAGTCGCTTTTTAAAAGATAACAAAATTAATAGAATACAAGCAGTTTGTAACTTCAACAACAACCTTGACTTTATCGATTCCATAGTATTTGGTGTTTGTTCTCAAGATCAATTACAAGATTTTATTATTAATAACGAAATAAGCCCTTGCGAAAAACTTGATTTTTCACAATTTAGTTCAAACATAAAAGATGTTATTGATCCACTTACGTGGAAAAAAAATGGCTTAATCTAA